CGGATTTCAATCTTGCATTATAGATTATGTTTCTGAAAGAGTCTACGGGAAGGTACATCATTACGCGATGTATTTACTCAGTCTGGGTTCATTTATATCACTGGTTGGTATATACAAATTGGAGAGCCAAGGAGTGGGGCTTGTTGGGTCTCTGAAATCTTTATGGGATAACAAACCTgtagaaaagaaggaagaaatagtGATCGATTAATCGGCTTTATTTGCTCAGGTTCTCCCGCTTCTATTATCTTCGCATGTTTTTTTAATCTGTATACTGAATATACTTTAATTGATCGTTTAttgcttgattttttttagtcCCAGTTCTCCATAAGAACGTCCttgattgatgaaatgAATTCGCCCTCCTCACTGACGTATTTTCTTGGCCATAGCTCGCCAGTATTATTGTATTTCATAGGTATTAAATGCCATTTGGTCTGCAAACCAATTTTCGTCGTGATGCACGCTGAATGTAACGCTATCtgatttttgaatgctCTTGGTAACTTCGCAGTACTGCCATATTTCTGATCATTTAGTATGGGTTGGTTCAAAATTTGTGAGAGGTGATACCGAATCTGATGCTTTTTGCCTGTTACCAGTTGTAAAATAATACACTGATCATCTACTTTTCTAAATTTGGTAATTTGTTTACCGTCATGTGAAATTAATGAATTATACTGCGGTCCATAGTTAATATCGCTGTTGGATGTTTCATTGAGACGACTGGGCTGCTCAACAATGGCAACGTACTTTCTTTGCAATTTATAACCGTTATTACCGCCTTTTCGTAAAAACCTAGAAAACTTTGCACTGGCATCTTTAGTTTTTGCAATCAGCATGCCCCCAGTTACGCAATGGTCTATCCTATGCACGGTTCGGCATGATTCCACTTGTTTATCTGAGGAATAAAGggttttgaaattttctaatAGTGGAGTTGGATCAAGGTCAGGGTGTGTTCTCTTCCACGTTCTCGAGTCTGGTGGTTGAGATGGTGTGCCAGGCGGTTTATTAACTATGAAGTAGTGCgcattttcaaagattatTGATATCTGCCTTTTCAGTGACATTGGGATGTGTTCTACTCAATCCAGATATCATAATTATGTATATGatctattctttttttctaccATGCgatttcataaaatatgaaaGGCGCAAAATACAAATGAATGTAAATGCAACAGTTCTTTGATTTGGCATCTTGCCGAAGACgtaaatatttttatatatattatctaAAATTCAGTTTAACGCCGTTGATAAAATTGTCATGGTTGAAGTCCTCTCTATTAGAGATGTAACTTTGAATTATATCCCTTCCAATATCAGCTAAATGTCCTTCTTTGGTCAATGAATCTAATAATTCGGGTTGGACAGTAAATAGATTTGCCAGTTCTCTCAAAGTGGTAAATTTGTCAATCAAGACCGCTACCCCCCATTCTTCTATTGCGGTTTGGTAGCCTATGATATCCTTTGTTACCACGACACCGCCAACGGAATTGACTTGGAAGTGTGAATAATGTGATAGTAATAGACTGTATAACTCTTCCCCAATCAAAGTCAAAAACgtttgtaaattttttcccttGAGAAACCTAGAAGATTGTTCGAAAATTAAGTTTAAAATATTGACGATTTCAATCGCCGGTAAAGTATCTTGATCTAATAGTTCTTGAGGTTTTGGTAcgaaatctttcttcttttgtttgcACAAAACGGTGGAGAATTTAGTTGAAATTACTGTGATGGTCTCCTGCAGAATTATATTGATCAATATCTccatcttttgaatttgcgAATTAGTcatttcaatgatttgaGCTTTGATTTCCGGTGAGTTATTTAATAACGGTAAGAAAATGgactttattgaaattgatAATAAATCCAAAATTTCTGTGCTCATCGAAATAAACTTCATGAAATTTAAGTTTAATACTCCCGCTGATTTGTTGATATCAACTTTACATACTCTCCAGTATGCCACTTCTAGTGCTATTTCCATGTATGAATCGATAATCCCCAAGaacattatttttaatatctCTAAAATGTATAGGTGTGCCTTGTTTGGAATTAACTCCATTACTCTTGCAGTAGACTCCACTACGCACTTTAACATACAATCCACATCGTCTAAAGAATAGTTCAAGGGGCCATTTGGACTAGTATCAACATCATTTATAATACCGTTTGAATTCATTAATCCCGAAGAGTTGTTTGCTACATCGTACTGTGTAGAGGAAGAGCTGTTTGTGAAAGATTCACCTAAAGAGTTTGTACGATTTAGACTCAAATGATCTTTATCTAAATGAGTTTTCAGAAAGGAATTAAACTGTGACAGTTTACTTCTTGATGTAGAATCTTGACGGGAGTGTGTATTGCCCTtagaagaatatataaatgcATCCACGTTTGTTGATAGCTTCTCCttatatttttccaataAATATCTTTTGTTAATCTCTTTGTCATAATTTACTGTAAACTTTGATGTCATTTCCACCAGAATTGTCTCTAGAGATCTTTTTTCGATACCGAAATATTTGGACCTATCATATAAATAGTGGGAAAACAAATCGGCAAAGCATTGTTCTAAGGTTGTTAATAAGACCTGATTGCTGTCGTCAACTTCtaataattgaaaataatcGATTAAACCTTTAGTAAATTTACCAAATAACGTAAAAAGTCCATGTAGTATTCTCACATATGccaaatttgaaatggaAAGGGAGTTTCTTAATAAAACTTCGAATCTtggttcaattttttgagcAAAAACTCTCTGAATGAATAACTGAATCACATGGGTggccttttcttcaaagactCTTTTGACAATCTTAGActcattttttattacGGTTTCCACATCGTTAATCAAATTTTGCATGGATGCTTCAACAATAACACTGTGACTCTCGAAATCAACCAGTCTTTCCTTAAATTTCACGTTCTTTatgaaaacattttcaaattcattctCTAAGTCGATTTGCTTTGTGTCAATGAAATAGTCGTGCTGATTgatgaaactttgaatGACATTAACACCACCATTAAAATTATTGAGGATGATTGCGATTTCATTCAACTTGGTGAAATTATTCTCTCTATAGGcagaattgaaattttctaacAGTTTATTTTCCATCATCTcagaatatttttcaataatcaATTTTGTATTAATTGTCTTTGGTATTGAATTTGTCTCTAATTTAGATGATAATATTAgtagatttttcattagtATCACAGACTTTAAGTTAAATTTCCAGTTTTTAGACAATCTTAATTGTTCAACAATATCTGATTTACCCATGGAATAGAAGTCATTGAACCTACGAATTAATTCCACACTTTGAATATagttttgctttttcttgatagcTGTTTCTAATTTATCACCCAAGGGCGAAACAACTTGAGTGACATTTGTTAAACGATCATCGAGTTTGTCAAAAGTAAGCAACGTTG
This genomic window from Saccharomyces kudriavzevii IFO 1802 strain IFO1802 genome assembly, chromosome: 12 contains:
- the SEC10 gene encoding exocyst subunit SEC10 (similar to Saccharomyces cerevisiae SEC10 (YLR166C); ancestral locus Anc_8.384), whose translation is MNSLYELDPKWKKLLTTNNFLGGLTVNEFVQELSKDHHNDMLIDANTKNLSANEKGHDAAREAIWKQLDPKPYIRTFESTLKELKNLNEETLNKRQYYSEQVATQEVIHSENVIKLSKNLHTTLLTFDKLDDRLTNVTQVVSPLGDKLETAIKKKQNYIQSVELIRRFNDFYSMGKSDIVEQLRLSKNWKFNLKSVILMKNLLILSSKLETNSIPKTINTKLIIEKYSEMMENKLLENFNSAYRENNFTKLNEIAIILNNFNGGVNVIQSFINQHDYFIDTKQIDLENEFENVFIKNVKFKERLVDFESHSVIVEASMQNLINDVETVIKNESKIVKRVFEEKATHVIQLFIQRVFAQKIEPRFEVLLRNSLSISNLAYVRILHGLFTLFGKFTKGLIDYFQLLEVDDSNQVLLTTLEQCFADLFSHYLYDRSKYFGIEKRSLETILVEMTSKFTVNYDKEINKRYLLEKYKEKLSTNVDAFIYSSKGNTHSRQDSTSRSKLSQFNSFLKTHLDKDHLSLNRTNSLGESFTNSSSSTQYDVANNSSGLMNSNGIINDVDTSPNGPLNYSLDDVDCMLKCVVESTARVMELIPNKAHLYILEILKIMFLGIIDSYMEIALEVAYWRVCKVDINKSAGVLNLNFMKFISMSTEILDLLSISIKSIFLPLLNNSPEIKAQIIEMTNSQIQKMEILINIILQETITVISTKFSTVLCKQKKKDFVPKPQELLDQDTLPAIEIVNILNLIFEQSSRFLKGKNLQTFLTLIGEELYSLLLSHYSHFQVNSVGGVVVTKDIIGYQTAIEEWGVAVLIDKFTTLRELANLFTVQPELLDSLTKEGHLADIGRDIIQSYISNREDFNHDNFINGVKLNFR
- the PUS5 gene encoding pseudouridine synthase PUS5 (similar to Saccharomyces cerevisiae PUS5 (YLR165C); ancestral locus Anc_8.380): MSLKRQISIIFENAHYFIVNKPPGTPSQPPDSRTWKRTHPDLDPTPLLENFKTLYSSDKQVESCRTVHRIDHCVTGGMLIAKTKDASAKFSRFLRKGGNNGYKLQRKYVAIVEQPSRLNETSNSDINYGPQYNSLISHDGKQITKFRKVDDQCIILQLVTGKKHQIRYHLSQILNQPILNDQKYGSTAKLPRAFKNQIALHSACITTKIGLQTKWHLIPMKYNNTGELWPRKYVSEEGEFISSIKDVLMENWD